The following nucleotide sequence is from Mytilus galloprovincialis chromosome 12, xbMytGall1.hap1.1, whole genome shotgun sequence.
tgaaaataacgttacgtcattggttgaatttcgatAGTTTAGGACGTTTTAAACTAATCACCAcgctttggtgtacacttttgaaaatattacccagaatgcattaaattctgaaacggtgaattgATCTGGCACATGCGAAGAGAGGACTTGTATATGGGAAAAATTACACAACCAAACGTTCTTTAGGTTTTGTTCCCTTATTTATTCTGTATGAAATGTAGAATTTTctaaagtttaagttttgttttctttttttgcgtacataaataatttattatttttattgttcctTTCCATTATGTACATAATTAGCACTAAAGCTATGTCTTAATATACGTAAGAATGATTTTCTATTGATGATTGCCGTATAGTTCCATGTATACTTTGATAAAATTACGTTATAGGAACGATTTCTAATTTACGTATATAATTGATTGTAACACTCGTATATTCTATCGAAGCCAACACCAAAAGAATGTAAGTAATCTCTTTGAATACGAATTGAAAGTAAACCGTTAATATCTAATAGTTGAGTACGTATAAGCAGAATACAATGTTGTATAACGTTTAACGACTAATATGTTAGTTACAGATAAAGCTATATAGtgcaattttaatattattattatactaaCAAATTATATAACAGATGTGATATGTAATTATTGATGTTTCAATTATAATACGCTTGCAGACTGCCGGTATATCGTTACTAGCAATAGAAGTCGCATTTGATGAGAGTTTTGCTAGTCACGATATTCCTACTGTAGAACTATTGAACCATTGttctattatttttaaaatattacttcACTGTACAAACAATTCTACTCTTGATttgaaatgtaataaaaagaaattgCTTACTGTGTCCTGTTCTGCTGCTGCATGTGCAATGACCCGCGAAGCAGACTACATGATGTGATGAGTCTGAGCATGTGGTCTGGGTACATCTACGGTCTGATGTACATGTCTCACAATATACAGCAACtacaatattacagtcatattacatgtatttcatgttttctaagtaaataaacaaatataaaaataaacttaaaattcaCAAATGCATTTCATAAATGTTGGATAAGTAAAAGGTAGTACGAGTTATTTGTTCCGGGGTCTATTTACTATTTGTTTCCATCAaatgaaaaaagatttttgtaagcTCATGTAACAGATACATTAATGATTTACAGATTTAAAATAATTCTCTACAATCTTAACTCtgccatttttgtttttgaaCTGCTATTAGTGTACATAAAAAGCACTTATTCTAAGTTCATGTTAAAACCtttcaaataaatgataaaatagcAAAAGGATAAACGGTAAAATGTCATATGAAAGTAAGCTCAAAGTTACTACAAGGAAACTCATAGCGCATACCAAAAACAGACTCTAGATAAAAATAAGTAGGTCCCTACACTCTAATATCGAATAGCAAATtgaacaaataaaggcaacagtagtataccgctattaaaaactcataaatctatggacaaaaaacaaaatcgtggtaacaaactaaaacttagggaaatGCATttaatattagaggagaacaacgaaacaacattaaaatgtaacacacacagcaacggacttagcattagacaacatccgatgagaataaccaatataacttcaaaaccaaatacatgaatttgggatagaaaagtaccgtgacacgtcttatagtaaagtGAATTCACACACAAAACTTATGCATATTGAAATCTCAAGATACATAAATAGATTAATTGATTCTAGAACATACCGATAACGCAGAGCAGAATAGCGATGACCTTCATGTTTGCTGTGTGTTCGCAAGTGTAAATTAAATCCTCGGAATCCTGTCATTTATAAAAGTCATTAAGAGGTCTGTGTAAAGGgacttctataaaataaaattcaaccaTATTAAGTTATTGTCAAATTGCTGAATAACTAATTTATCTATTGATACCTTTTGGAGCCTCCACgaattgaaattattttgattGTTAGTCACGAATCTACTTGATATGTCTCTCAGATGGACATATTCACAAGATATACATTAAAGGTTAGAAGCATTTCTATAATTAAGTACATTACTGTACTCAAATTGCGTTCCACGTTTTGTCACTTCTTGAAAGTTATATATAGTCATATACAAATAAAGATATGTGGCATCATTGTCCATTTGACAATTATTCACGAAATACGTTCaaacaaacattttgaaaacattgacatttttaaatttatttaatgacaAAGAAACTTATGAATTAATTCCTTCAGGAAAATGTCACCTTagattgattttgctatttttaaaattctatcatGATTATATGGCTTTTCATATACTACCGTTGGTTTTAAGTATTTCGTATAGATTATTCAAATACAGGGCGTCGACGTACTTATAAAGGTTAATCTAGAAAAGTGAGTCGGACGAATTACATTTGTAATGACAAACAGTACGCTTAACAATGTATGGTACTGCAgaatttttaacaataaacataCATTTAGTAAGTTATGCAAAACATCTACATTACACATGTGAAAAACGTGACATATGTTGAAAAAGGAGTATTATGTGAAACCGGCACGCATTATAATTATTATGTGAAACCGGCACGCATCATAATTATTATGTGAAACCGGCACGCATCATAATTATTATGTGATATTGGCATGCATCATAATTAAAGAACCCCCACCAGCACCAATCCTCTCACCGATTTTATGCATGTTATGAacttataaataacatttttttcaatgcaaTCATATATCATTTGTTCTTTAACGTAATCATATTTTTTCCTGGTGACTTAAATTATGTACTTTTTAGTCCTATCGTAAGAAACAAATGAAACGTTCTGAGTTTATTATTGAAATATGttaacaaatgtaaaaacaaaatagctaaactataaaaaagaaaaaaagtaaaatcaccaaaattttCTACTCCGAAGAAAGCTAAATGTATGAAGAATGAACGAACAGATTTCTAAATAAGGATTAGCAAACGACATAGTTTCTGCGAAAGAATTATGAAATTGCTAAGCAATTAAATAAACgatgtttgtctatttttaaacTTATCAGCTGTTTATGATGGAAAGAacagtaacaaaaaaatatttgattgaagagatgttatttttttatatgcttGCTATTCACGTTTTAAATAGTTTGCGTAAATTCTTCTCATCTCAAATACAAAGTTTTCGTAATAGTAGGTTCTTTAAAAGATTACAACATTGCAATGAAATACatctaaaatataatttattgaaataagtcttttttacaataacttttttcaaatcccTCTACTCTTTTtggaattgtttttattttggtgATGTTCTCATTATGACGTGGGGCCTCGGTGGGTACGTGGTCTAAGTAGTTTTCCTACTGAAATGACAAGCCAGACAACACTGATTTTGTATGTTAGAACTCTCGTAAGGGTGTACTCTACTCTAATCTTATTAAATAGGTTTTTCAGTTTTCCTACATAAGGCCGGTTTGTTTCTCTGGGCACTTTAGCTTCCTCCAACAATAAACACTGTCCACcattaattttcttataattatGTGAAACTTCAAATCAAATTCTGATACATCTAACGAAATGTCGCAATAATGAAGCACGTGTTACTCCTACGACCGCAATCTTGTAAGTCAAAACAAAATCGTGATTCACAGATGACCTAATTTTGAGATTATCTTCGTATTTAAGATAACAGGCGACCATTAGATTTCATACTTACAAAGGACAATAAACATGAAGGTTGCCATTATTCTCGCTTGTCTTGTTGGTAAGTTTGTGGATTTGTATACGTTTTGAAGTTGAACAAACTAAAAGGTTAATTTTGATACTAGtaactataattatcaaaaaatgaaagatgaaAAAATGCTTTGTAGATTTTGTCCTGCCTTAGTGGTTTGTTAGGTTTATATCCACGTAGAATGCTTAAAAATCACTTACGGCCAGATAagtataattttagaaaaaaatctttaaagaagGTCACTGTTAAAAGTAGCAGTGCCAAATGCTTAAAaataactcttttttttaattttcagcttCTTTAATGCATATAATACACAATGACTtccttatgattttttttaagaaaaactgaattttaaaattaagGTTGTTTCATTGTCTTCTAGGTCTCCAACTTGGATTTTGTAAAACCATGTAACTATCGGTTTAAAGACATATGCAAATGTAGAGAGTGCTATGAAATTTATGTGTAAAATATACCGTGTTAATGTAGAAAGTTATGTGCTTTTCATATTTACGGctgttttttttaccaaaatatgtATGTTATGTTGAATTCACAATGTTTGATTTTGTCTCATAAGTAAGAGGTTACTCAAATATAAGGGTAGTAATTTCTAAAATATAATGTGTTATGAATGAATGCATTTTATTGTGTAGCAAAATAAACGAGTTCGGTGAccacattgttttcttttttccatTCTGAAAGCATATTATTAGGGCTTTGTTCTCTTTTTTATCTTGTGatcaaattattttgaaatcgtcaatggcagtcagcaggggtTAAGAACATCAGTTCGACCTGTTAGTTAAATgcgttttgtaaaaatattttttttaacttttttgttcttttgaaaaatattgtttgtgctgtatttagacccttaatcaacgaaatttgttttatatgcacaCGTATACAATTTGTGGTTTTTATCCGACACAATCATAGTTTTCaacgttttttttcaattaagactAGTTAACATCACAACTATCTATATTGACACCTGATTTGATTAGAACCAGAATCACAGACCTTCTTCAACCATctcaccattttttcttttaacgTAGTATGAACAATTTCGTGGTTTTCTCCAACATAAGAATTCCTAGAAAACtattgtaaaaacaaatttcaaataaatggttcaaaaaataaattttccgTGTAAGATTTCTGGGTTGACTCTGATATGAAAACCATATATTACATTAACAAGCAATGATTATAAACGTTATCGACAAACAGTCTAATAGCATAAACTCTAGCATGTACAGTTTTGATTTAAAGTTATTgtcacttttacaaattatgatttcgatggagatttgtctcattagcaattatacTAATCTTCTCATATATCTATAAGTTAAAATATTGAGAACGCATGACGGGAATTTTAAATTGTATCAAATGTGAATATCTGTTTCTGTACATGTCTTGGTTATGTCTTATATATTTGACAAAGCACTGCATACAGCGCTATTGTATTACTGCATGTGCTGTATAATTTATGAAGTGTGTGTCATGACTAGGTCCcgcaaaatataaaacaatttgtgTATTTACTCAAATAAAGCGAAAGCAAGTCGTGTTGTATCACACAGTTATAGATTGAAATAACGCTCTCCTTTATAAGGTGCAACTAAGGTTTAACTGGTGGATGGAAAAACCAAAAAAACGcattatttaaaagatttaagtACTGCATGTAattaataaagacaacagtaatGTACCGATGTTTAAATTACTTTAATCGACCAAGTAGAATCAAGTCGTACACAGTCAATCGTAACAATGAAGTAATGGAAAATCTCAACAAAATTACAGATAAGACGACATTTCTAGCATATAAAACACGCATTTCTCGTTTTTGTTGAAATCCTCAtgtttgttttcaattattttgaaaatttgcatatcGGTTTTAACCCTAACCCATGAGGAAAAGCTTCAGATTGGTATGAGCTAGTCAAAACCTATGACTCTATGAACCACACACACGTTATGATTTGCAAAAAGGGATATTTAAATGAAACTACTGCAATGATCGGCACTAAGAACAGTATGTAGGCGAATGATATATAATCTTGCAAGTAATTTTGACATGTGCACTTCTTTTGTAAAACACGTCTTTATCTGCTCGTCACTATATAATTACAATAACAATCTTGacaaattttacaaacaaaaacaaataatagcaTAGTTTTTCAGGCGTATATAAAAGATTGTTTTCTGGAGGAAAAATACTCCCATCTTTTAAAGTCGAAAATATcacttcatatatatttttttaattttccagcCTCTGTCTTTGCTGAGACTTGCTCAAATGATTCTGATTGCACAGACACAAAATGCACATCAGGGCATGCATCTAAATGTCTTCAATTAGTCTTTGGAAGACACGAGTGTGTCTGCAGTGATGGTGAAGCTGGAAATGGTAAGACATTGATTTAAGAGAAATGAATTTAAACAGGTACCAAACACCTggctttttttaatttgtatataatGTTGACAAATTATATACTTAGGCTCTTTGACAAACATATATAGATTTCCGCACACTTTATCAGAAAACTTTCATTGGAAATAATGCAGTTGTACAAACACTGATTTTGATCATTGACCAGCATAATAATGTATTATTAACaaaacgtgattaaaacgttcagttgattttacagagttatctccctgttgtgtTATGTAccacatcaaatatattttgtttcatcCCAGACATAGCTTGCCATGTATAGTTCTATAAATTTATTTCAGTGCTCTTCAACTCATCATTGTATTCGACAAgctgtttcataacattttttcCCTAAAAAGAATGCACATTTTGACAATAAGTGTATTCTCTCGTTAACCACATGCACATTTTGACAACAATTCTGTTCTTtcttaaacaacatatttttttttgaaaataagtgtattcatttttttcaacaatatgcAGCTATTGACAATAAGTGTATTTCTTCCGCAACCACATGCACATTTTGAGAATTAGTGTATTCTTTATCAACTGCATGCACAACTTGTAATTTAGTgtattcttttaaaacatttggtCAAACAATTTAAGAAGTGCTTTCATTGTATTTACTTCTAAATCAGTATTTCATTTTTCTAGATGTAAACAGTTAAAACCTTTAGCATAAGCAGCATTCATTATTGattgtattatatttaaaaaaaaaattgcttttgtttatagtttttgtattgtttattgtagactaattcaaaaaaataacaagaatataCGTATCTATTTTGTGGTATCTGAACTAATACTATAACTTTTAATTTTGCAGCATGCACTGGCGCAAGCGATTGCTCTGGCACTAAATGCAGAATTGGAAATGCTCACTGTGTTGACGCTCATTGTCGTTGTTACGGAGGAATTggcaaataaacaataaaacatatattttttttaactctgtagtctttgttcacacattgttgtcaatataatgatatTAGATGCAACcgtcattcaagtgagaggttaagctagctataaaaccaggtttaatccaccattttctacaaaaggaaaatacatgtaccaagtcagcaatatgacagttgtcatccatttgtttgatgtgtttaatcttTTGATTTCGCCAAAGGCTAAGAGACTTTCTGTATTGAATTTTCTTGgcagttcagtacttttgtgattttacttctttataTTTATGTCTCATAGGACTAGAACACTCACAGGAATACTTGGCCAACAACTGTAAACAGAAGTGCAATACACatattatttcagaaaaaaatggccTATCCTACCATAGTATGTTCGTTTCACATTCCATGATATCAGAATTGGAGTCATGGTCAAAGCCGTAAAGGTTGTTTTCTAAGATTAGTCATTTGTATACTTCTCTTGTAAGTATGTAATATCAATAACGGTACCAATGTTGAATGTCCCTCATGTATCTTTCGCCAGTCTTTTATAAATCGGACCATTCTCCGGAAGAAATTTATCTAAGATTAGTCATTTGTCTTGTAAGAATGTAATATCAATAACGGTACCAATGTTGAATGTCCCTcatgtatctttcgcctctcttttataaaTCGGACCATTCTATGGAAGAAATGTATCTAAGATATATAGAGCCAGATAAGTGGGAAGTTGACTTGGAAATTTTATAACAGGTTTTTTAGGAAGCGTTATGTTTAAGAATAGTAAAAAACGGTATCAAAActgtcagaaaaaaatatgtcagatCCATTCATGAATGTTTAGACCTTGGATAAACAGTCCCGTATAAGCTATCAGCTATTATAAGATATGATTATGATAGAAATCCGCGGACATGTAATTTCTTTTCtgtcatttattaaaaaaagaagaaatataaaaggaaaataatcACTATATTAGTTGTCATTATTGGATAATAAAACCTACTTGATAATAACTCGACATCAGTTCACCGAGAAATGTAAGTGTTGGAACTAGAAGTAGTGATATAAAGGGTCATGAATGTCAACGAGATAATTACAAGAAGTCATAAACAAGATTGCATGCAGAGTGTGAAAAG
It contains:
- the LOC143053876 gene encoding serine protease inhibitor Cvsi-2-like yields the protein MKVAIILACLVASVFAETCSNDSDCTDTKCTSGHASKCLQLVFGRHECVCSDGEAGNACTGASDCSGTKCRIGNAHCVDAHCRCYGGIGK